ATGACAGCCAGATTATCTTTAATAGTAATGGCATTTTGAGGGCAAACTCTAACACATTTTCCACACCCAATACAGCCAACTTTACAAACTTTCAAAACAGCAGGACCTCTGTCGCAAGAGGAACAAGATATATGAACAACCTTTTCTTTGGGTTGTAACTCAATTATTTTTGCTGGGCACACAGTAACACATTGCCCACAACCGGTGCAGGTTTCAATATCAATATCAGGCAACCCGTTTTCTTTCATTTTGATAGCATCTACCGGACACACAGAAACACAATCGCCCAGCCCTAAACACCCATACGTACATTCAAGGTTAGTTCCAAAGATAGCATTTAGTGCATTGCAAGATTCAACTGTCTTATATTCAAATTTTGTTTTAGCGTTTAACCCACCAAAACATTTAACTTTTGCAACCTTGTTTACTCTATCTTTGGCTTCGAGCCCAAG
This genomic window from bacterium contains:
- a CDS encoding RnfABCDGE type electron transport complex subunit B, with translation MPILILGSLGILFAVFLTFFSIKFKTEENPLISNIYELMPKANCGACGVAGCSGFAELLAEGKASPDKCSMLTSENFSSICSILGLEAKDRVNKVAKVKCFGGLNAKTKFEYKTVESCNALNAIFGTNLECTYGCLGLGDCVSVCPVDAIKMKENGLPDIDIETCTGCGQCVTVCPAKIIELQPKEKVVHISCSSCDRGPAVLKVCKVGCIGCGKCVRVCPQNAITIKDNLAVIDYEKCDNCGTCIDNCPRKIIFSTSIKSEQLA